The genomic DNA TGTAAAGCATATTTAATCTTATCCATACAACCTATTTTACTCGCCATTCGCCGGTGAGAAGTTTTTGCATTAAGCCTTGCTTTTGTTTTTTGTATAAGGCAAGTTGCTGTTTGAGGAGAGATAGTTCTTTTTCATTTGCAAGCAAAAACTCTGCAATTCTTTTTTGTTCATTCAAGGAAGGAACGGGGACTGACATATTAAAGAAATCTTCTTTGGAAACATTCAAAAGACCATGAT from Fibrobacter sp. UWR4 includes the following:
- a CDS encoding restriction endonuclease subunit S — its product is MGIKNEKKCYSDFFVYLFESGCLEKQLSLICREGARNHGLLNVSKEDFFNMSVPVPSLNEQKRIAEFLLANEKELSLLKQQLALYKKQKQGLMQKLLTGEWRVK